A genomic region of Mus musculus strain C57BL/6J chromosome 7, GRCm38.p6 C57BL/6J contains the following coding sequences:
- the Itgax gene encoding integrin alpha-X isoform 3 precursor (isoform 3 precursor is encoded by transcript variant 3), which yields MSCTWIAFLLLLGFVSCLGFNLDAEKLTHFHMDGAEFGHSVLQYDSSWVVVGAPKEIKATNQIGGLYKCGYHTGNCEPISLQVPPEAVNISLGLSLAAATNPSWLLACGPTVHHTCRENIYLTGLCFLLSSSFKQSQNFPTAQQECPKQDQDIVFLIDGSGSISSTDFEKMLDFVKAVMSQLQRPSTRFSLMQFSDYFRVHFTFNNFISTSSPLSLLGSVRQLRGYTYTASAIKHVITVHHPKWSSARCHQGPHCHH from the exons ATGAGCTGTACCTGGATAGCCTTTCTTCTGCTGTTGG GGTTTGTTTCTTGTCTTGGCTTCAACTTGGATGCAGAGAAGCTGACACATTTTCACATGGACGGTGCTGAGTTCGGACACAGTGTGCTCCAGTATGATAGTTCCTG GGTGGTGGTTGGAGCACCAAAGGAAATAAAAGCCACTAACCAAATAGGTGGCCTCTACAAATGTGGCTATCACACAGGCAACTGTGAGCCCATCTCCCTCCAGG TGCCCCCAGAGGCTGTGAACATATCCCTGGGCCTGTCCCTTGCTGCTGCCACCAACCCTTCCTGGCTGTTG GCTTGTGGTCCTactgtgcaccacacatgcagagagaataTATACTTGACAGGGCTCTGCTTTCTACTGAGTTCATCATTCAAGCAGAGCCAGAACTTCCCAACTGCACAGCAGG AGTGTCCAAAGCAAGACCAAGACATCGTGTTCCTGATTGATGGCTCGGGTAGCATCAGTTCCACAGATTTTGAAAAAATGCTGGACTTTGTTAAAGCTGTGATGAGCCAGCTTCAGAGACCTAGCACACGG TTCTCCCTGATGCAGTTCTCTGATTACTTCCGAGTACATTTTACTTTCAACAACTTCATCTCCACGTCAAGCCCTTTAAGTCTGTTGGGTTCTGTAAGGCAGCTAAGAGGGTACACATACACAGCCTCGGCTATCAAGCATGTCAT AACTGTTCACCACCCAAAGTGGAGCTCGGCAAGATGCCACCAAGGTCCTCATTGTCATCACTGA
- the Itgax gene encoding integrin alpha-X isoform 2 precursor (isoform 2 precursor is encoded by transcript variant 2) codes for MSCTWIAFLLLLGFVSCLGFNLDAEKLTHFHMDGAEFGHSVLQYDSSWVVVGAPKEIKATNQIGGLYKCGYHTGNCEPISLQVPPEAVNISLGLSLAAATNPSWLLACGPTVHHTCRENIYLTGLCFLLSSSFKQSQNFPTAQQECPKQDQDIVFLIDGSGSISSTDFEKMLDFVKAVMSQLQRPSTRFSLMQFSDYFRVHFTFNNFISTSSPLSLLGSVRQLRGYTYTASAIKHVITELFTTQSGARQDATKVLIVITDGRKQGDNLSYDSVIPMAEAASIIRYAIGVGHKDGFPPLPPVTSS; via the exons ATGAGCTGTACCTGGATAGCCTTTCTTCTGCTGTTGG GGTTTGTTTCTTGTCTTGGCTTCAACTTGGATGCAGAGAAGCTGACACATTTTCACATGGACGGTGCTGAGTTCGGACACAGTGTGCTCCAGTATGATAGTTCCTG GGTGGTGGTTGGAGCACCAAAGGAAATAAAAGCCACTAACCAAATAGGTGGCCTCTACAAATGTGGCTATCACACAGGCAACTGTGAGCCCATCTCCCTCCAGG TGCCCCCAGAGGCTGTGAACATATCCCTGGGCCTGTCCCTTGCTGCTGCCACCAACCCTTCCTGGCTGTTG GCTTGTGGTCCTactgtgcaccacacatgcagagagaataTATACTTGACAGGGCTCTGCTTTCTACTGAGTTCATCATTCAAGCAGAGCCAGAACTTCCCAACTGCACAGCAGG AGTGTCCAAAGCAAGACCAAGACATCGTGTTCCTGATTGATGGCTCGGGTAGCATCAGTTCCACAGATTTTGAAAAAATGCTGGACTTTGTTAAAGCTGTGATGAGCCAGCTTCAGAGACCTAGCACACGG TTCTCCCTGATGCAGTTCTCTGATTACTTCCGAGTACATTTTACTTTCAACAACTTCATCTCCACGTCAAGCCCTTTAAGTCTGTTGGGTTCTGTAAGGCAGCTAAGAGGGTACACATACACAGCCTCGGCTATCAAGCATGTCAT AACAGAACTGTTCACCACCCAAAGTGGAGCTCGGCAAGATGCCACCAAGGTCCTCATTGTCATCACTGATGGGAGAAAACAAGGGGACAACTTGAGTTATGATAGTGTCATCCCCATGGCAGAGGCTGCAAGCATCATTCGTTATGCAATTGGGGTAGGACACAAAGATGGTTTCCCACCACTTCCTCCTGTAACTTCCTCTTGA